The genomic window GAACTGCCAGGGCTCGCCGACCTCGGGGGTGATCGTCGCGGTCTTGGACGCGTGGTCGATGCCCGTGACCTTGGCCGTGACGACCGTGGTCTTCTTCAGGTGACGACGCAGCGCGACGACGGAGTGGCGCGGTTCGATCGAGCCCGCCGCGACCTCGGGGAGGAACGGCTGGTACGTCATGTACGGCAGCGGGTCGACGATCGTCACCTCGGCCTCGCCGGGGCGAAGCCACTTCTCGAGCTTCCACGCCGTGTAGAAGCCGGCGTAGCCGCCACCGACGATGAGAATCTTGGGCACGGTGAATGCACTCCTTGGATCTGTGGTGACTGCGGTCAGCGCGTGCCGGTGCGCGAGGTCCGCCTGATATGCCGAGTGGCGCCGATGCCCAACAGCGCTGCTAGCGTACCAAATCCGGCGACCAGCGAGAGCGGCACCGTGATATAGGCGAGCGTCCACGCCGTCGGCAGGAGCGTCTTCGCGCTGTCGGTGCGCGGCGGCGGCGGGTCGGCGATGGGCACGATCTCCTGGCTGTCGCCGCCCCCCGCGCCCTCCTCGGCGGGCAGGTCGGCGCGCCGGTGCACGCGGATCCAGTCCTGCAGGCTGCCGAGCGGATTCTCGTCGACCGAGTCGACCTCGGCGGTGAGCGCCGCGACCGGGTCGATGATGCCGTAGCCGTACAGCGGGCTCGGCACCTCCTCACCCTTCGGGTCGGCGGTGCGGATGACGCGGTTGATGACGTTCGCGGCATCCAGGTCGGGGTACTCCGAGCGCACCAGCGCGACCAGCCCCGACACGAGTGGCGCCGCCGCGCTGGTGCCGGACCACTGCACGTAACTGCCGTCGGGCAGGACCCCGACGAGGTCCTCGCTGGGTGCGGAGACCGCGATGGTGATGCCCTGCGAGCTCGCGTCGAAGCTCGCGTTCTGCTCGCGGTCCACGCCCGCGACCGCGAGCACGCCCGGGATGGTGGCCGGCGCCCCCACCTCGCTCGTGCCCGATCCGCGGTTCCCGGCGGCGGCCACGACGACCACGTCGTGCTCGAACGCGTAGAGGAACGCCTCGTCCCAGCTCTCCGGCCAGTCCCGCGTGTTCCTGGTGAGCGACATGTT from Agromyces aurantiacus includes these protein-coding regions:
- a CDS encoding S8 family serine peptidase — translated: MTRDIRNPGRRRRLAWRTGATAVLAAALAVSGTAPARADTVRDLEYWLADYGYTTAWTSSRGEGVTVAVIDTGVNGEVAELKGVVVGGTDVSGLGSPDGQTPVGEEEQHGTMVASLLAGRGTGEGNGVIGVAPEADLLSISVAFGQDTGSDKTNDEQIAEAVRWAVDNGADVINMSLTRNTRDWPESWDEAFLYAFEHDVVVVAAAGNRGSGTSEVGAPATIPGVLAVAGVDREQNASFDASSQGITIAVSAPSEDLVGVLPDGSYVQWSGTSAAAPLVSGLVALVRSEYPDLDAANVINRVIRTADPKGEEVPSPLYGYGIIDPVAALTAEVDSVDENPLGSLQDWIRVHRRADLPAEEGAGGGDSQEIVPIADPPPPRTDSAKTLLPTAWTLAYITVPLSLVAGFGTLAALLGIGATRHIRRTSRTGTR